The Epinephelus lanceolatus isolate andai-2023 chromosome 11, ASM4190304v1, whole genome shotgun sequence genome window below encodes:
- the btg3 gene encoding protein BTG3 produces the protein MRREIAAVVFFLKRLVKKGEKLESHKIDLFVERLAVALQEKFKGHWYPDNPSKGQAYRCIRVNRFHRQDPELLRACRESGIEYSDLGLSRELTLWVDPGEVCCRYGEQNPCFSVASFSNDEEEDKDVTKVTSALERVTSDYHSGSSSDEESTRTSPLTVPNSRCSYTAMNPAASSWHPKKMVPGKVQILPRPHYGYRPRSRPPHTSRPNLWVRPGYGGGPGYWDASQHLAHCYS, from the exons ATGAGGAGAGAAATCGCAGCTGTTGTATTCTTCCTGAAGAGGCTTGTGAAAAAGGGGGAGAAGTTGGAGTCACACAAGATCGACCTGTTTGTTGAGAGGCTTGCTGTTGCACTGCAGGAGAAGTTCAAGGGGCACTGGTACCCCGACAACCCCAGCAAGGGACAGGCATACAG GTGTATCCGCGTAAACAGGTTCCACAGGCAGGATCCAGAGCTCCTTCGGGCCTGCCGGGAGAGCGGGATTGAGTATAGTGACCTGGGATTGTCCCGTGAACTCACACTGTGGGTGGACCCTGGGGAGGTCTGTTGCAG GTACGGAGAGCAAAATCCTTGTTTCTCAGTGGCCAGTTTCTCtaatgatgaagaggaggacaaAGATGTTACAAAAGTGACCAGTGCTTTGGAGAGGGTGACGTCAGACTACCACTCAGGATCTTCTTCTGATGAGGAGAGCACGCGCACTTCCCCCCTCACCGTCCCCAACAGCCGCTGCTCTTACACG GCAATGAATCCCGCTGCTTCCTCGTGGCATCCTAAGAAGATGGTACCAGGGAAAGTTCAGATCCTTCCACGGCCTCACTACGGCTACAGGCCTCGCAGCAGACCCCCGCACACTTCCAGGCCCAATCTGTGGGTGCGTCCTGGCTACGGAGGAGGACCTGGTTACTGGGACGCATCCCAACATCTGGCACATTGTTACAGTTAG
- the c11h21orf91 gene encoding protein EURL homolog has protein sequence MNEEEQFVNIDLNDDNICSVCKLETETGTMSFCHVCFELSIEGVSSATLLHSKSLRGHRDCFEKCHLIANQKLSRSKVSRSAYEGMKLALSQKLNRIIQYAQNKDSVSSNGPSRRGAKLLCYSQQSDCKLLPQSDAQVPRYTPCWDAGKATGLRDYTMGMLECHTAEELSLLQESQSDVWSSDGRKGLHGRSQLSGGGQTQHRHQGHSREELTEMSLDELHQLNAQLLMQIQKVFEELTVAVQEKDSLASELHVRHIAIEQLFKNCAKLPWLHISRAGVKASSSNSNSSGSPVE, from the exons ATGAACGAAGAGGAGCAGTTTGTGAACATCGATCTGAATGATGACAATATCTGCAGTGTCTGCAAACTAGAGACAGAAACGGGGACCATGTCTTTCTGCCATGTGTGCTTTGAACTCAGCATTGAAG GTGTCTCCTCTGCTACCTTGTTGCACTCAAAGTCCCTGCGCGGCCACAGAGACTGCTTTGAGAAATGCCACCTCATTGCCAACCAGAAGCTGTCACGTTCCAAGGTCTCCCGAAGTGCCTACGAGGGCATGAAGCTGGCCCTCAGCCAGAAACTGAACCGCATCATCCAGTATGCCCAGAACAAAGACTCTGTCTCCTCGAACGGGCCTAGCAGACGAGGGGCCAAGCTGCTGTGTTACAGCCAGCAGAGTGACTGCAAGCTGCTGCCCCAGTCGGACGCCCAGGTGCCCCGCTACACGCCCTGCTGGGACGCGGGCAAAGCAACAGGGCTGCGTGATTACACCATGGGGATGTTGGAGTGCCACACGGCAGAGGAGCTGAGTCTGCTGCAGGAGTCACAATCAGATGTTTGGTCCAGTGACGGCAGGAAAGGTCTGCACGGCCGGAGCCAATTGTCAGGAGGCGGACAGACGCAGCACAGGCACCAGGGCCACAGCAGAGAAGAAT tGACTGAAATGAGTTTGGACGAACTTCATCAGCTGAATGCCCAGCTACTGATGCAGATTCAAA AGGTCTTCGAGGAGCTGACGGTGGCCGTGCAGGAGAAGGACTCGTTGGCGTCAGAGCTGCACGTGCGCCACATTGCTATCGAGCAGCTCTTCAAGAACTGTGCCAAGCTACCCTGGCTGCACATTAGCAGGGCCGGGGTCaaggccagcagcagcaacagcaacagcagcggCAGCCCCGTGGAGTGA